attccccttattttcatatcatctgcgtatttatttacccagttaaccactccatcatccaaatcattaatataaattatgaacaacaggggacctagcaccgatccttgagtcacaccgctcgtcacagacttccatcctgacagacaattgtccaccatgaccctctgctgtctctcctccagccacctctgaacccatcttactatttctctattaatctctggttactgaaccttccttactaacctttcatgtggaaagctttactaaaatccagatagactacatcaacagccctaccttcatccacctttcttgtcacttcttcaaaaaactgaacaaggtttgtcaaatatgagttccccttcacaaacccatgctgggtgctcctgatcaatcctgCTTCTCCAGGTATTTATACACACTATCTCTAAGAAAACCCTCTATAcctttccctaccaccgaagtcgagcttacaggcctataattacttggccagcacctcgtgccttttttaaacaatggaactacattagcaaccctccagtCCCGCAGCACCAAACtctcctccagtgatcgttgaaaaatcactgacagtgcctccattatttgctccctgacctcccttaatatcctgtggaaaatcccatcaggaccaggagacttgtccacttttactgaccctagaagttccaaaaccctctctttactaatccctatcttttccataaccaagtcatttgcctcacttatctcacagtccaatgtccttttccttcgtgaacagagatgagaaaaaatggtttaatatctctcccatctgatatagTTCCTCACACAGTTCACCACTctcattttccagcggtcctattctatccttaaccctccttttactattcacgtatctgtaaaaacccttaggattcacttttaacttatcagctattgacacctcataccttttttgcctttctaatttccttcttaaggatTTTTCtccaatctatgtaataatcatacatcttatccatttttttgcttcttaaatttagtatgtgtccccctcttatcctgaaccaacctcctaatttttccagaaaaccacggttcccttgaacttttggcctttcgatctgactggcacgtaaagatcctgtactctcaatatctcttctttaaataccctccaaatctcctctacatccttttcagaaaaaagatcagcccatacaatTTTCTGCCATTCCCTCCTCATTTCTTCAAATTTGGCCTTCctccactcgaagaccttcaacgttggacctgacctatccctttccatatttgtTGAAGCTAATGGATCCGTGATCACttgatccaaagttctcaccaatgcacactttgtgtcacctgccctattctgttccctaacaatagatcgaACATtgcctcccctctagtaggcacctgtacatactgctgtaaaaagcaatcctcaACACGTTGTACaaagtctaagccatcctgccctctcactgattgtttcccaatcaatgttaggaaaattgaaatccccaactatcacaactctatttctactacacatctcagctatttccctgcacacTTGTTCTTCCAGTTCCCTAACCTCTTTTGGCGGCCTATAATATATCCCTATATTTGTAGcttcacctttcttattttttagttcaacccacagagcctcccacgatgagtcctccagtctatcttgcctcagcaccgctgtaatatcttccctgacaagcaacggcacacctccccctcataccccaccaattctgtcacgtctaaagcagtgaaatccctGAATATTTAACTGctagtcacaaccttccttcaaccatctCTCACTAATTGTTATCACATCATAACaccacgtgtcaatccacaccattagttcatccaccttgtttaccaCTCTCCTTGCATTGACTAGTATTGTAAAAGCCTACATGGGATGGAGTTTGTCATATTTTCAGGAAACttatcaatatataaagaatgCAGCACTGGATCTCCTGTTCGGGACAGAGACAACTGATGACAAGTGTGTGCAAGGAAACACTGGATcaagtgatcataataccattagctTTAAGAATACTATGGAAAGGAGTGGGTTTAGTCCTTGGGTTGATGATCTATACTAGAGAATGGCCAATTTTGATGGATTCAGAAAGGATCTGACAAGTGTGGATtaaaatagtaaaaacacactatgctggagaaacacagcagctcatacagtgtcctttatatagcaaaggtaaaaatcctTCACACGTGTGCTTGATAAGTGGGAAgccttcaaaggtaaaattttgagaatACCGAATTCTGTATATACTCATGGGTGattgttggcagcaaagtgaataaagttgatgagctcatcatgagtGCATAAACACCATGCTAGAGAAACCCAGCGGGTCAAACAGgttacttttgtgttttactcttttGATAGAATTAATTTTCTTTTAGAGAAGATGATTAACAATAGAATTAAATTTAATCTGACTCCACTAAATTAGCAATACCTGTACTGTATGATGTATTATTGAAACTGGCTTACAGCAGTTCCTAAATAAAAGGTGGGCCTGCTTTGGACAATGTTCTCAATATTTTCCAGCCTTCTGAAAAATAACATTTCTCTTGTTCTAGGTATTGCTGGCTTTGCCTCAGTGGTAGCCTATGGACTCTTCAAACTGAAAGCTAGAGGGAACAAAAAAATGTCAGTGCATCTAATCCATATGCGTGTAGCAGCTCAAGGATGTGTGGTGGGAGCAATGACTTTAGGTAATTATCTTGACGAAATCAAAGTCAAATAATTTCTAGATGTGCACCAGAAAGAAAAATGTTCTTTGAAGATTATGCTAACCTTTTTAAATGTACCTCTTAAAAGCCATCTGTTCATCATTTTTGCTCATTAACAATCACGCTGGCCACTCTGCTTTGCTCTCTGGGTTGTACTCTAATCAAATGGCAAAATTATTATAACAAAACTATGAAGTCATGCTCTTTCTTCTCTGAACATAAATGTGTGTTTGGGGAGCTGGGCTGGCAAATGCAATGATCACCTCTTCTAACACTTTGCTCAAGGGCTGCAGATTGCTCCTTGAGATTTCATTCTGCAGTTACTCTTTTTTTCTGTCTGCCTGACAGACAAAAAAGAGTGAGCAACTATTTGAGTGGAGAAAGGAAAGCCTGTTAAGACCTAGCATTGCATATTACTCTGGAGCATGACATGCTCAGCCCAGGTCATAGACACACATCATAAATACAGACCTTTGGACTCAActcctccatgttgaccaagatGCCTTTTTGAGCTAACCCCTGTTACCTGCAGTTGGCATATATTCCTTGAAACCTTTTCTTTACATTCCAGTCCAAgtgaaatttaaacattttaattgtaCATGGCTTTATCACTTACTCCATCAGCTTGTTCCAAATAGCCACCACCCTCTAAAATGCTTGCCTTTgtcccctttaaacctttcccttctcaccttaaactttgTCCTCTGGTCAAGGCcagattggaggagcaatacctaatattccGTTTAGGTACtctgcaaccagatggcattaagttGACTTCTCCacttcctgttctccctctctttcctgtCTTTTCCTTTAGCTCTCCTCCCCCTATTCTTTCACAAggctattccccctccccctgttttctgTTGTGCCCTCTCTCCATTGTcccattacctcttgcctgtgggcctgacCTGCCTCTTCCTTTCCACcactttattcaggtgcctgtctacattttgctcataccttaatgaaaggtatgttggttatgtatctttttctttgctacataaagcacattgtttgatctgctgagtttttacttcaatcactgcgttTGTACTGTTTTGCTCCTCTGATCTTGGTCTTTTTCCTCACTGATCTGTGACTATCCACCTTAttattttgacaaggtcccaactGACACACAAGCCCTTGTTATTTTATAAATCTCAGCCTCCTCCCTTCCAGCATAAGCAGTCTCAACCCACTCAGACTCATTGAAATCAAACCCTCCAGTTCCAAAATCATCcttgtggattttttttctctgcactccctcttgTTAATTCTATCCTTCCTATAGTATGACTTCCTATAgcatgcacacaatactctaattgcgtcctcaccaacatcttgtgcaGTTATAACCAGTATCTCTTCTGATGAAGGCAAATGTGCAAAATGCATTCTTCACTTCCCTTTCTAACTTTTGTCATTTTAGACCTAGATCCTACAGTAACCTTGGATAATCTCCTTCAGTTTACCACCACCAATTTTTTTTGTAActatttattgcactatgaaccatatcaacaacATGTACAAATATTCTTCATTAAATAAACACAGTGAAATTTTTTCTctcgccctccctcccctcccttcacaccccctctaaaaccaataaatattaaacatacaaaatacaagaaaacaaCATCCACATAGAAAAAAACAAATACCACCACCAATTTTGAAGATGCTATTAAAGCCTGCTACTTGTCACCATATTCAATTCAAtacctacattctcatccaaatcctcaacatacaaaaaaaaaatccgggATCCAACATTGATCACTCTAGCACGTGCATCACTAGTCCCATTTTCTAATCTGAGAAACAACTCTCCACTCCCACCTTCAGATTCGTCCCAGTTTGCTATCTCACCCTGTATCTCGCCACCTGGGCCTGTGTGTCacttgggaccttgtcaaaagctttgctGCTCATCTACCACTCAGCTCTTGTCACCTTATCAAAAATAAAGCCAATTTGTGAGATACAATTTCCCATGGACAAAACCATTATGACTCTTTCTAATTGGTCCTTGTCTTTCCAAATGCAGATGGGTCCTATCTCTTGAACCCTTTCATTAAAACACCCACCACTGTTGTTAAGCTATAGTTTTCTGGCTTGTCTTTGTAGGTTTTATTAAATTATGACACAATAGTGACACTCTTCAGTCATTCAGTACATTGATTGTTAACTTGCTATAGATTGGGGAAACCTTTCTCTTTGGgcactgaggattttggatattttgtttcagaattttgctgtcttaaaatgttttaaaaagtaaaatgctTTTGACAATGGATTTATATTAACTTTACTGTGTCAGTTCAGCCCCATTGTTCAGGTTTTACCTCAAGTTTTTCTAATCTTCTGCTATCACAATCTCATTTTGCAAAAtgtgacttttattttaagagagTAAGAAAAATTTGGTGGGATTGAAAGCCTATGAATGTTTTTCACCaaatgttgtgtttttttttggcagGGGTTTTGTACTCGATGTACAAAGAATATGTGGTTAAGCCCAGAGAAGCAAAAAATTCTCTACTTCACAAATAAATCAGGATTTCAGTAACTCTCAGAATTTTAAGTTTAGGCTTTAAGAATACTTCTGATTGAGGAGGTTAGAATTTTTATTGTTCATAATACCTGAAGAATATttctatttacattttgatttgttCTGTAAGTATGCTGATTTTGCTACTGCCAAATGGTAAATAATTTTACCTGAAGTTGCGCAGAAAACTGTTATAATTTTACCCAATGTATCTATTTATAAGCTCGTCACTTGTAATAGTCATGATTGAGAAGCCTTGTCGAAAAGCACTGATTCAAGATTGAATTTATCATTACACAATATGCAtgtaaaatctttattaaaatctttttattaaaACAGCAAGGGAAAGGAGTCCTTTCAGAGATGGCAAATGGCCATGAATCTTGCTGTCTCCTCCTATGTATTGCCTCTAGTGCCACCGTAACCTCCATATGTGGTTCAGCTCAAGCTTGAGGGCCTCTTGTTTAGATCCTATCATCTCAACCCTTGGTCCATTTTCTTTGTTGGCAATGGGTCCTTAACACTAAGAGCCTCAAGCTGATATTTCATTTGACATGGAGTTGTACTCCGGTTAAAAGtccccattttttttcaaatggtgATTTCAAATGATCACATTAATAGTTTCTGATTTCCAGTTCACCTTCTCTTGAAGATGCTTGCATGTTGTTGAACAAGAGTTTTGGAATTGATGTCGTAAAATGCACCCAGATTATCATGCAGTTATTCTCACACCACCATGATTATAAAATTTAGAATAATTTCCATTGGAACATGTTAGTGTGAGAAATACTTGCAGCAGCAGGTTAAATTTGTAATGAAAAAGCTGCTATTACTCTTGAAGATGCCCATTTCTAATTTTGGTGCTTTAATTTCAAACATACTGCTTATTCACGTTGCTGCTTGGGTCCCTGCTGTCCTTGCACTCAACTGTTGTAATGTGCACTTGTCTACTTGCTAGTGGAATGGTGGTTGAGTGTAGTAAcagtaggaactcagcaggtctcaggaCATCCATCATGATTGGTGTTTTtattgcaatcacagcatctgcagactttcgtgtttcgctCCATGATTGTCTAGTGGAGTCCAAGATTGAACACTACCATCTTTGGAATAAAAGGTGATTGTGTTTTCATTTTCTATTGGAAGTGCTGCGTGTTGGTAAAGAACTTGACCCATGTTACTATGTAATCTTgaagtttcagattttggatctcAACATTTGGAAAATTTGATTCAATCAGTAAAAGGCAAAATGGGTTAACATTTTGAGTGGTCTGGCATTTGTTTAGAAACTAGGTAAGATCTGTGACAATTTTTGTTTGCTTTAACTTCTCTAGTGTACCTGCCCATTTCTATTACATAAGAAATTCCAGGAAGTTATTTTCATgcttatttttagtttttttttggagaattttAACTTCTAGTGTATTCTAAATTTTGCAGCTCTTGATTTTACATTGAGACCAAATGCACTTTTAAATTGCACAAGTTTTTTAAATGAGAAAATGGTACAAGAACTCTGCTACATTGAAGTAGGTATTTAACTTTGCATGTTTTTAACCACAACTGAGGGGAAAGTTTGTCTCGATCAAATTTGAATACTAAATATTTCAATACTTGATGTAGGTCAATTTTTCAAAAATGCTCTTGTTTTTCAATGAAGAGAGTATTAAAGCAATGGTTATCACAAGATGAGAAGCTTAAATCTAAAATTGCAACACACAATTTCAGTTGTATTTTACTCTTTACAGGTTCCAGTGTAATGTGGCTACCTCTTAACATTATAAACTGTACAAATGACCTTAAGATCTATTGGAGCTGAAATCTTGTTCTTAAAATGCCTAATTTAAGGTTGTATTTTAATTATGTATTGTATCTAGTGAAAcggaaataaatattgtaaaataAAATGACATTTTGCTGTCTCTGTGTTCCTTTATTGTATACAATAAAGTATATAAATTGAAGATTATGGTCTCGTGCTATCACAGAAAACAGGTTATACAGTTCAAGcacaaagtaaaaatacaatgctggagaaactcagcaggtcaaacagtgcactttatagcaaaaataaagatacagaactgacgtttcgggcttcatcaaggtatggggaaaatgtagacaggtgcctgaacaaaattgtTGTGGAGTGGGGTGCAAAGGGAGGGagcacaggcaggaagtaatggtgagtaagggagggagggcacatgaGCAAATAggagagggggatggctctgaatggagagggaaggagatggaaagAAGGAGAAAAGACAAAGGGAATGGGAGAGAGAACAGAGTAGGCTAGTTGATGTTGATCCtatctggttagagagtgcccagacagaaagttAAGCATTGCACCTCCAaattacgggtggtcttggtaggatacatgaggccatggtcagacatgcCAGCATGGGAGTGGGTGCAATTGTATTTGTGTTACAGAATTTTGAAACCAGCTGTTGAGAGGATACCTTCACTAAGGATAATCATCTCAATAGGCTCTTGCAGGATTCATAGGGAACCCACCAGCACTGCCCATTCCTTTCATCGAAGAGCCAGATCACAATACCATGCTGTTGCTCAGATGGTAGAAATCCAACAGGTGAAACTTGCAGTTGTGCCAGTGACAAAAGGGTCCCTTTGTTAAAGAAATCAATCTTTGCTTGGGATGTATCTTCCTTTTGCTTTGTTAATACTAGATGAGAGAAAATCTCGCATAAAGAGCCTCCTCCGGTGAAACAGTAATTTGAGTTAAAAATTTAGAGTATGGCAAAAGTTCACCAACTGAGGGGAATTACTGAAACAAATTTTGTTTTATAGGCTGCATATGATGGATTCAGGGGGGCAATATTTTTCCCTTAGAGGGGATGTGTGAAACCAGGGATGAATGTCCTGTCAGAATGGAGCTGAGAAATGTCTTCACCCAGACAGTTGTGAATGATTAGAATACTCTATCCAAGAAAATGTATGGAGAGGTTTGCTGAGTATATTCAAGGTGACCAATAGATTTCTGGAAATGTAGGGAAGGGAATGTAAGTAAATAGGATGAAGCTGAAAGATCAGTCTTAATCTTTGATTTGTGCATTCGGCCAGTGGCCTAGCTCTATTTCTAATATTCTGGTGTATTTCAGGTACAGTTTAATGTATGCATAATCTTGAGCATACAATATTACTGCACTGTATAAGCCCTTTGTCCTGCAATGTGGTGCCAtacaatgtaaacctactccagagcatttaatttttttttcctatctcACATTCAGGTGCTTATCTAAGAACCATTTGAatgaccctattgtaccagccttcaccacccccGGCCatgtattccagacacccacctccgagtttaaaaaaaaacttccctctgACATTTCCCACTATACTTTGCCcttgatgctctgtggttagaagGGTGTTACGcgcccagatgaccccaaaacccagcagcaatagatattcaccaatacGAATGGTTACTTTAacgaaagttgcttttaattatcttta
The Narcine bancroftii isolate sNarBan1 chromosome 1, sNarBan1.hap1, whole genome shotgun sequence genome window above contains:
- the higd1a gene encoding HIG1 domain family member 1A, mitochondrial isoform X2 — encoded protein: MSSSNVNLFPALGQEDDQTSKLIRKSKESPFVPIGIAGFASVVAYGLFKLKARGNKKMSVHLIHMRVAAQGCVVGAMTLGVLYSMYKEYVVKPREAKNSLLHK
- the higd1a gene encoding HIG1 domain family member 1A, mitochondrial isoform X1, translating into MSRLKSIMSSSNVNLFPALGQEDDQTSKLIRKSKESPFVPIGIAGFASVVAYGLFKLKARGNKKMSVHLIHMRVAAQGCVVGAMTLGVLYSMYKEYVVKPREAKNSLLHK